The DNA window ACACCTGGGACCCCGGGAACACGAGGGAAAagggggagacagaaagacacaattATCAGCCAAAGCCCAGAGCCCAGGCATTTAGCTCggtgtttggcacacagtaagtgctcaataaataacaaaaaatgcttgttgacagatcCATTCATTCCTACTTCTTGTTTCTGAGTAGTTTTAATAGCACATTGACATTTGGTGCCTTTCCTGTATTAAGTTTTTTGataaacaaccctgtgaagttaaGTACTACAGctattagacccattttacaaagaggaaaaatgaggctgagagagctACATTAGGTGATGGGCCAGAGTCAAAAAAGCAGCTCAGAAAAGGCACTTGGATTTGGAAATCCAAGGCCCTAAATTCTAATCCCAGCTGTCACTGCCTATGGAACCTCAGGCCATCACTTTCTCTCTTTAGAgctgttttctaatctgtaaaatgagaattagaaTAGCTGCTTgtagggtcccttccaattccaaatctacGAGACTATTAAATATGGAGTTGACTAGAACCTGGGTcgtcttgactccaaatccagccttctatccaccCACTTTGAGGTTTACATACACTTCTTTGTCATCCATTCTGTAGACTCTTCTTGGCAACTTAACTTAAAGTTTTGAAAATACCATCACTAAGAAACATCCTTGGGGCCTGCCTCCTCCCAAAGCCCAACGTCACCTACTCAGGGACTGACTCTACCACCAGTGTGAGTCAAATGCAATCAAAGTCTCTACTACCAAAAGAGACCAATAAATGTGGTGCTGTGACAAACCAGACCGAACAACAGCCTGGAATTAGGGAACCTGAATTCTAGCCCTGGCTCTGCTCCTAACTAAATGGATGATCTTCAGCAAATCGTTTTCCCTCTTTGGGCCAATTTCCagtcaaatgaaaactcccttaCAACTCTTAATGTTCTACTGTTCTATGTATAGCAAAGGCAGAGGTGAATGATCTAATCTCTGGGCTACTTGTGCCACTTCTTCCTACTGGTGCAGATAGTCCAATAATGGCATTTAGACTGACTTGATCTGTGCTAACTTTCTGCCTTTGAAAATAAGTAccatggtggtgcagtggatagagcaccagccctggagtcaggagtacctgagttcaaatccggcctcagacacttaacacttactagctgtgtgaccctgggcaagtcacttaaccccaaatgcctcactttaaaaaaaaacaagctagTGTCTGAAATTGAATCTATTCTACCTTTCTTTCTACTACATAGTATGATTTATTactgataaaataaaaacaaactctgaaaaaaaaacaaaataagcaccAAGTGACTGTCCCCAATTGCTTTACCAGCCTATTCTTCAGAGGGAGATAAAGTCaaatggatttgaaattagaGCCTAACAGAACAAAACTATCATGCTAAAGGGTCAGCTGCCAGCTGATCACTACCAACAACTCACCCTCAGAGAATCGAAGCCGGTCTCTCTCCAACTCCCAGAGTCGGATCTGATCTGTGATGGTAGGAGGCAGTACAGGGGTCTATAAGGGATTGGAGTAGCTATGAGAACCTTCAGCTGAGGCTGAatgttgccttttttctttttgccaagacaaatccCTCCTCCCCTACCTCTGCTCCCCTCCCACTATCCAAATGCCTCCCCTAACTCAGGACCTGCTTCAGCATCACTGGATGTGCTCTTGTCTTCAGGAAGTGGATGATCTGAAGAAAGACATGAGAATAGTTTTAAAGCCACAgcagaaagataagaaaattcCAGCCATCTTGAAATCTATTACCTGcttctatttaaaaattaatttgttctttttctcccaCATGCTACAGGCAACTTAACATGCATGGCTATCATCACTGCTGCCTGTAACCTTCTCTGTCTGTTCCCATCCAGCTGCTGCTATTTAGCCTATTTTTTATTGatcatatttctcatttcttctgtgacaattaaaaatatgaaatatactttctgggcaatttaatcattttattaaaaaggcCAGCAAATTATGAATACAAGGATTGTCACTGGTCGTCTCTCTctgaccaaagacaatcatggcagcaGGGCTCATAGCTTATATCCCCTTGAAATAGTAGATGGTTCATCAAActgcaatcaaatctaatttgtTACCTTAATTTGGAGATAGGCTATACTGAAATGAAGCGATATAACAGACCATCCTAGCCCCTCCCTGCATAGAGAGGCCTTCCTAATTAGACAAAGAGACCAGTCTCCATCCACACAATGAGCTTCTCCACCCTAAattaaattccttgcaaggtTGGATGGGTCTGACCAAGATTGAATCGTCAATTTAATCTCATCAAGTACTCTGAAATGGGGAGGACTCAGGActttgaaagaaggggagagtactgaatctccccaagatattgattacaaataatcatttctcaaacTTCCTAAAGGTCTACATTCTCCTATATTTATATTCTATTCTATCAATCCATGCCCTACCCCTACTGCCATCTGAGAGTAATGGCTTCTACCGTTCACCTTCCCTGCTACCCTCCTGAACCACCTGCCATGTTCCCAACTCCACCTCACCCAAATGAAATCTGACCTGTTTGCTAACAAATCTATCACTCTCCCTACTACCCCAACCCCCACCTGCTGCAGACCTCCCTGCTTATCCTGCTGGCTATAGCAGACAATACCTGCTGCGCTGTGATACCATTAGCAATGGCCTGCTGTACGCTCTCCCGAGTGACCTGGGCTACCACCATATTGGGGAATCGATAGAGCATTTCAGAGAAAAGGGCAATGAGTGCAATCTGAAGTTCtgattctgtttaaaaaaaaaaacaaacagaagctTCAGTTCCTCCTCCAAAACCaccaccccttatctccttccttcttctaatATTCTCCCTAAGTACCCAACTATTCCTATCTTCATCCCTCCAATCTCACCAGTGTAAGCATATAGCCGGTAGTTGGTTTCCACAACAATGAAGCCTGGCTGATGAGCAGTACCTCCAGCACCAGTAACACCTGATGACAAGTTGATGGCCAATCGGGTTGGATAGTATCGGCGAGACTTTCTCTAGGAAGCACAGAAGAGGGAGGGCCATTTGATGATGTTTTGTCCCTTCCATCCTGGGATCAGGTACCCAACACTAGCCTCTAGTCCCCTTGTTCTCAACTGATAAAAAGCCCTATTCCTCTTTAATTGAGACAAagaggtgatatagtggatacagtgctagAACTGGACTCAGGAAgtgtgttaaaattgtatcttgcTCTGGTTCCTCCAAACACCACCCCCAATTCTAGTCAGTATAGTAAGTAAGTTTATTAAGTAGCCACCATAAAGGGACAATAGCAGGAAATGAGATTGTAAAAGGGAACCTGTAAGTCACATACAAACTATCAAAAGAGCATAATTTACAAACTGTATCTATCATATTAAACAAAATTCACATCCTGGAAATATGTGTTGAATCAGGAGAAGCCATCTAAGTGTTGCTGTCAGGGTTCTAGTGCTATAATATGTAAATCCCAGATAAATTCCAGAGCTCAACAGTTTCAGACCAGCAGAGCTTCAAAAGGTGCTGATATAATGTAAATGTTAACTTTGAAGTTTTACCAATACCTTTGAAATTATCTGGATGTGTTAATGAATTAACCCCAGGGTGGCACAGATAGGACTTATTCTGCCCCCCtgaaaacactataaaaatgagacctcaaactcCTGCCCCCCTTCTCCCAGCACTCTTCCATCTCCACTGGGTCCTTGCTTCCGAGGGCTCCCAACTCTAATCCATGGTTACTTGAGTGAAATGCTCTGTCTCCTGCCTCCCCATTCTTTTCCCTGAGCTGCCCACTTTACTTCATCATTCCATCCCCTATTCCCACACTGCCATCTGCCTCTATATCTTTCCTCACTTTTCATCACTTGCCCCTATACTTTCTGTGCTAATTGCCCCCAAATAATAAATGTGATTGACATCCTATTTCCCACTGTCATCATGGTTTTTCCCAGTGAGTATCCAAAGAACCAGAGATATCTGctcccatttcataatttcacaaTTCCATAAGTTAATTATCAATTCAAGAAGATACAagtcaaatacagccttagacacttactagactgggcaagtcagttaacctatgtctgtctcaatttcagttataaaatggggatgataataataacacctatttcccagagttactgtgaggaccaaatgagacaatgttgtaaatcacttagcacggtgcctggcacaaagtaggcatttaataaatgtatatgagAACTCATACCTTCCTCTGGAACACCAGCCCAAACTCTCGTAGATGTTGCAGGAAGTTAAGAAGGGAATCACTCATGCCCTCCACAGAATAATCCTAGAATAAAAAGGTGGCAAGGGTTGGCTGAGATGTCCAAAtgtctttctccttcccaacTCCCCCTTTCCCTATTTCACCCTCTTCTGCTTACTTCCCCAAATCGTTTCTCTCTCCATACCCTAGCTGTTTTGCCTCTAAAACCCCCAACGTCTCCTTCCCCAGTATCCCCAGCCCTTCCATCCACAGTACCACCTTCTAGCTCCCTGCTAACCTTGCCAAGAGTAGAGAAGCTGAGCTGGAAGAGGAAGGACAGGATCTCAACCAGGTCCATGCCTCGGCTCTTAGGAGGGAAAAACAGAGACATGGGGGGAAAGGGTTAAAAGAGCACAGGGAAGACAAGACAAAGcagggaacaacaacaaaagtgctgTTGGGAGAAATTCCCCATTTCAACAGCAGGTGCCCACACTGGAAGAGGGACATCAGTAACTGCCTCCTTACCTGGGCAGTCTGCAAATATTGCAGCATAAAATACCAAAGCTGGGCAGGTGTGTCTAGCAGCAAGAACTGGAAGCCAGCAGAGGTAATGCAGGGTGGCTCTCCAGGCTCGGAACTAGACATATTCAAGatcattgtggggaaaaagaaggaaaaaaaaagagcctcaATCTCACCCATCTTTCCACTCTGGGCCCTTCCCTTACAACTTCCTCAGATACTTCTAACTTTCTTTGGCCTtgcttcccccttttcccttggTTTTTCCCTGGGAAACCCTCTCTACTCTCCACCCTCACATCAGCAAGGACCcacaggaaagaagggaaggcggGGAGCCCCACAAGGCCCCTGGCCTCACCTTTTCATGAGCCCGGCCTGGCTGAGTAGTTGGGCCAGGTCCTGGCTGACGGCCGCGCTCGGGGAGCCAACCATGAAGTGCAGGATCACCTGAGGGATGGGGAAGCCTGAGTCTCATCCAGGTGGAGCAGGGGATAGAGGAGCTTCTATAGAAGGCTAGGAGGCATTTAAGGGGAACATATAGACCTTGAGATAAACAAGTTTGGGGAATCTCTGGGAACACAAGGACTATGCCCTTGGGAATCTTACCTCCCATCTTTCCTCTGCATACTTGTCCAGTGATGGAACATCCCGGGCATGTTTGTCTGGGCCAAGTTGACTTGTGTCATCTGACCAAGCCTTCCCCCTATGGCCAGAAGGGTCTAGAGTAAAAATatgcttcctcttcttctctccctttctcccctacaTCACCAGCATCCCCCCTCCTTCTTATCAGCCATGAGCATGACATTCATCACCCCAGAATAAGCCACATTTCAGGCTAAGCTATCCCATGAAGCAGGGGAGGAAATCTAAAAAAACTATGGAAGTCACAAGAAGTACTTTGAGGAGCCCTTCCTCTGTCCCCattccaaagaaatgaaaatgacataCCCTCCCAGGAGAGCAACGCGAAGATTCTGTCTGAAGACAGGGTTGAGGATGAGGCCCTGGAGGCCACCAGGGAGCAACTGGGTGTGCCAGATACGGAGACCGCTCAACAGTCCTGTACTTTCCTCCTGAGCCCTAAAAAAGCAACAGTGAAGTGACACAGAAGACATGAGCTTTTGGGGACCCGAGAAGAGGGAACACAGAAGGTTCTAGAGGAATGTAGGAAGGGCTGGGAGACACACTTGCTAAATTCCTTCTTCACCCACAGGGCTACAGCTGCCTGGGGCAATGGCTGCTCCAGAAACAACATCCGCATCACCCAGTTCTTAGCCAAGGATGGGAGCTCCCTGTAGGAGGTAGAATAAAGATATGAAGCATTAGCATGAGAATTGATCTTCCAACTGTTTCTCTGCTACCAAGGATGTCTCCAATTTCCTACATCTGAAACACCATCTCTGATAGTATCCTGGCCTTTTGGAGTAGGCCTTTCTCCCATCCTAACTTATCAACAAGGTTGACTGGCATTTCAAACTCTCTCGTAGTGATTCAAGATGAGCCTCTGAGTCCTCTACAATTAGTAATTTCTGGGTCCCTGCTACAAAGTGGGTCTCTCTTACCTAAAGACAGCCAGGCAGGTGGCTGGGTGACCATAAAGTCGGTCTAGTACTCCAGGACTCAAACCCCCCAAAAACTCCTGCAGGTTACGGCACTGTAGCTGCCCTCGGTTCAGCCCGGTCCGAGGTGGAGTTCCCTCCATCATcttaagagagaagagagatatgtGATTAATCTTTGCAACACTATCAGCATCAACAGCCAATAGATCACCTTTCTCAACCCAGCATCCAAACATCTCCATTCTCTCACATATTATTCTCCTTTCCACATCATCCCGTATTTCTGCTAAACCTGACTTGCCACCAGTCTCTGACTTCTTTCCTACTCTGCCCTCTTTGTATCTCATCTAGAGAGTTGCCAGACAGCCTATATTTCAGCAGAATGTACTATTTCTGACTGTTCTGGGACAAAGAATTGAGAGTGATATGATATAAAGTAACATGAAGAGCAGTAGATAAGACAATGGGTTTGAATACATACCtaattagatgtgtgaccttgggcaaatcacttcaatttcttcatctataaataggGACAGGGATACCTGCCTTATTCACTTCTCAGGAATATTTTCATGATCATGTGAAATGTTTGTAAAACACAGTATttacatgtttttgttgttgtatgttgttcagtggtgtccaactcattaccccatttagagttttcctggcaaagatactggagtggtttgtatttccttctccagctcattttacagatgaggaaactgagacaaacagggttaaatgacttgcccagggtcacaaagctgggaagtgtctgaagccacattccaactcagatcttcttgactctaggtctagtgctctatccactgcaccacctagctaccccatacaCATATAAGAAAGGCTTACTATCTTTACTCTGTACTTGAGGTTAATCAGACATGCCCATTTCCTCTCTGGACCTGAGTTGCCTCACCTGAAAATGAAGAGACTGTACTAGAAAGCCTCTAAACTGCCTTCTATttgtaactttctatggttccATTGCTACTTTTATGACAGAGTTCTGTCTCCTACTCCTGCCTATCTTACTGTTTGTGTACTATATTTTCCAAACAAGAATCTGAgagcctttttctccctctcatttctttctttcattttttctttgttttggtgaggcaattggggttaagtgacttgcccagggtcacacagctagtaagtgttaagtgtctgaggccagatttgaactcaggtgctcctgactccagggccagtgttctatccactgtgccacctagctgcccctcccctctcatGTCTTAAACCCAAAGACCACTGTCCaacttaaagatgaggaaactgaggtacagagaagtgacttgcccaaagtcacacagctagctagtggcAGATATAACATCATACAGGTGGAGCTCCCAACTCCCAGAAAAATTCTACTCTAAGATGTTACCTCCCCCCCTACACTGTGGTCTTATCTTAGAAAGTCACAatgaaagagtgctagattttaAGTCTGAGAgttcagaattcaaatcctagctctgtcatttcaagtctttttctttatgtgtaaaatgaggaaattaaaacttcattccttctgagattatctccaatttatcctgtaaatatcttgtttgtgcatagttttttacatgttgtctcaatcattagactgtgagttccttgagagcaggcactgggTTCTTGTTTAGGGGTAGGGGtttttgctcagttgtttcatctgtaagatgaagataGTAACACCTGTCCtgtgaaccttaaagtactttGGGGAGAAACTACACAGTAGGGCGGAATCAGCAACAGCATTGACTTCAAGAGCCCACTTGGAtgcttgctaactgtgtgactgacccagtttttttctcttctctaacacCCAGGAAATGGGGGATGATGTGATTCTTGCACTCCTcacttcaaaggaagaaatgtgaGGAAAACACTTCACAAACTTCGAAAGGCTGTAGAATTATGATGAGGGCAGCACAACGGTGCCCTCCCTTGCAAGGTATGTGTCACACAAATCGAACACATTACATACATCTCTAGATACTACACACACTCCACAAATATCACCAGACACCATGTACATTACTCACACCACACAACacactatacacacatatcactACACAACACCTTATGCACTCTACACACATCACTATTACACTACACATATCATTACATACATCTctacacacaatacatacaacACACTTTACACAGCACACtacacacatctctctctctcacacacacacacacacacacacacacacacacacttcggGCTCCTCTGGGTCGCTCTCTCCCCCTCTCGCCATGCCCGTCGCACACACTCACCCTGGCCTCGGCCCCGCGTCCTCCTCCgcgccccgccgccgccgcccccggaGCTCCGACTTGGAGGGGCTGCAGGAgcttagggaagggaagggaaagggagttaAGTCTCCAGGACTGACTCCAGTCACGGATGGGTAGTTggggttgggaggaggggagagagggagggaaaagggagcgGCAAAGCAAGCTGGGAATCTGAGTCCACACCTTGCCCGTTCTTTCGCGGAAGCGTACAGAGGGCCCCTCAGACCACAACTCCCAGCGGACTCCTCGGCAGGATGGGGTGGGGACCCAGAGCGACCAAGCGTTGGGAGGGCCGGCTAGGGAACAATAGGATGGGTACTTTGGTTCCGACGCTCTTTTTTGTCCCAGTCTTTTAGTACCACCCAGGACGGTAGCTTTCACTCTAGGTCAataggattttgttgttgttgttgttgttgatatcaAAATTAAATCTACTTTTCTATAGCTTTCACTCTGGTCCAAGCATTTTGGGACAAACATAACgattctttcaaatacttgacagCTTATTCagtcctttcttcccccacccccaagcctcctttctcttttccagggtCAATACTcggttccttcaactgatcctctcAGGGCGTGACCTCAAGGTCCTTGGCCCTCCTGGTTGTTCTCCTCTGGATGCTGTTCAGTTTATCTATGGCCTTCCTAGGCTGCGGTGTCCAGAACCCAAATGCGTTCTGTATGGCCTAGGATATAACAGGACTCCTTATTCCTTGGAGATCAGTGTCTTAATATATCCCAGGAGATCATAAGCTTTCCTAGTTATTGTATCACACTTGACTTGCAATTCACTATCCTCCCTTACCTTCTTTTTCCTGTGAATGGCTGGGTGAGAAtgctctttggaatataaatGAAATCCACATTTATCTCCAAATTTCATGCTGGTGTTGATCCATTCTTTTCATCTATCAAggtcattttaaattttgaatctGTCATCTCCCAAGTTAGTACcatctgaaaattaaaagaatgtcTTTTACTTAAAACAAATCGTTgactaaatacacacacacatatatacatacacacatgaatgtgtgcatgtatacatatatacatacattcatgcatacattcatggagacagaaagacacaggtCCAAGGACACAGTCCTGGGACATATTACTGAGAGATCTCTCTCCAAATAGCTCTGATTCAATTAGTCAATGTCCTTGTCTGGGTAGCATAGTGCTAGGAGCAGGCAGACtgcttttcctgagttcaaatccagcctcagacacaatactatGTGATCCTGACCAAGCCACTTacacctatttgcctcagtttcctcccctataaaatgagctggagaaggagatggcaaaccactccagtacctttgccaagaaaaccctgaatggggtaacaaagagtttcacaccactgaacaacaacaacaaatctgtctgccttagtctcctcaactgtaaaatgggaataatgccaGCACCTGCATctaagggttgttgtgtggatgaaatgagataacattctaaagcacttagcacagtccctggcacatagtgggcacttaacaaatatttttttccttccttactttcttcctttGGGTGCCATTCTCCACAATGGCATAACGATAAAACTTATCAAATGTCTTCCTAAAATCAAGACACATTGTACCTACGTAATTACTCTGGTCTATCAGTCTAGAAACCTGTTTagtaaactagcatttatatataacattttaacatttataaagcattttacatgtattttattCACACAattctttgattctcacaacaaccctgtgacatagatgccattttacagatgaaaaactgaggcaagtaacttgcctagtgtcacacagctaataagtgtctcagacagaatttgaactcaggtctcccttaaCTGGGAGTCAAaagctctatccaccacaccacaaGCTCTCCCTATcaaaaaaccaaatgaaacaACTTTAGCATAACTTCTTTGTGAAACAAAAACATGATATAGAGAGGTATGTTCTGGTATTGGGGCCAAGAAAAACTTGCTTCAGACCCCACttcttttaacctctctgtgcctcagttttctcacctgtaaaatgaagggggtagactatatgacctctgcagtcccttccagttctaaatctacaatcccatGATTTCTAAGGATTATCTTTTTCTAAATGCTCACAATTCATGGGTTTAATAATTAATTCGCTCAAGAAATTTAGAATTATGTTATAGatcccactgctaggcatatgcctcaaaaaagtaaagagagaaagaaaatttctctatacaacaaaatattcatagcagcactttttgttgtagtaaagaactggaaacaaagtagaggcTCATCAACTGGGTAATGCCCAGACAAAAtgtggcatataaatgtgatgtaatattatcaaaaaaataatgaataagaaaaacCCAGAGATAAATGAATAGACCTATATGAATGGATgccaagtgaagtaagcagaaccaggaaaataatatacacaataactacaacaattcaaaaagaaaccccaaaagttaataattgaagaaaagatgagaaaatatacttttttttttcagggcaatgagggttaagtgacttgcccagggtcacacagctagtaagtcaagtgtctgaggccagatttgaactcaggtcctcctaaatccagggccagtgctctatccactgcaccacctatctgccccagaaAATGTACTTCTAATCCTTCTTTTTTAGGTATGGGGTGAACTACAAGGTATAGAATATACTGTTAGATTCCATTGATGTTTTGGTTAGTTCTGTGCTTTTGTTAGTGCTTttgtttcctctcttttttaattcattaattacGAGGAATGATTCTTTGGGCAGGAAAAGGAGAATGATGAAATTGGAAAtgtatataatgaaaaaaattttaatcaaaaaaatgtttcaaaattttaaaaattatttccttatctgtaaaattaggaagttgGACTAAATAGTCTCTAAGGCCCCTTATAACTCTAATAGTTTGCAGTATTTATGATATCAGCCTTATTAGTCTGTAGTTTCCAAAAATCCACCAAATAGATGGGGGAcatcctttaaaaacaacaataacaacagcaaaccTGAGACATTTGCCCATCCCAAACTTTCTGGCACTTCTCCTATTatccctgatttctttctttttttttttttttggcggggcaatgggggttaagtgacttgcccagggtcacacagccagtaagtgtcaagtgtctgaggctggatttgaactcaggtactcctgaatccagggccggtgctttatctactgtgccacctagccgcccccatatcaCTGATTTCTTAAAGATTACTGACAGTGGCTTTGACTTCACATCaagaattttcttctttcatcctggAAATAACATCAGACAGATTGTACCTGGATACACAAATTCATTTCATAAGATCCTAGATGAAAAagctggaaagtaccttagaaTCCGGATGACTCCCttgatttatagatgaggaaacaggttgggATGGTCTCTTTGTCTTCactttttgaattttattttcttccttacctTTTTCCCTAACCTTTCAGCTTGAAGAACACATCATTTGATAAAGAACATACATGTCAACAAAGTCAAATTAAAGtagctttgtttttcttattatttgttaaaaatatattatgtacCATAAGCAATAaatctatctcttctttgatcttcttttttttggggggggggcaggacaattggggttaagtgacttgcccagggtcacacagctactaactgttaagtgtctgaggccgaatttgaactcaggtcctcctgaatccagggctggtgctctatccactgcgccacctagctgtgcctttCTTTGATCTTCTAATTCAGAATAGCTTTTATTATATACAGAAGGTTCAGTCCTTGGAGCATACACAGTTGATGAGTTTGCTTCTGGAAACTGACTATTCATATGAAATAGACTTGCCTCCCTACTCTATTTTAGGGTATTTTCAGGTGTTCTATAGTTACTTCTACTCTGATAACCATGTGGTGAGGAAATGGACTTTGAACTGGCTGCTAATCTGGAACTATTGTACTTAATAGGCAACCAGGTGATGAGTGTTGAGCCTAGAGtcaagagtcatcttcctgagttcaaatgtggcctcaaatacttactagctgtgtgaccctaggcaagtcacttaaacctgtttgcttcagtttctcatctgtaaaatgagctggagaaggaaaaggcaaccactccagtgcctttgctaagaaaaccccaaatgggcttatgaagaattggacacgattgaacaacaacaaaacatgccAAAGGaaacctctttctctttcctgcctGGCTGTATTCCAATGAGGAAACCAGGACTACTATAACCTCAAAGAAGgtgtggagggagaaagaaagagctaACAGCCTACCAATATTGACATGAAATCAGGAGCACACGCCCCATTGTTGCTTCTCTCCTTGTTGTATCTATTCTTACTTGTTCTTAAGTAGACTATTGGAGATGGGATGACCTTGTGAGTTTCCAAAGGTCAGAGAAATCAAGGTCCAGTGATGCTTTGTAATTAACACTTTATGATTGAGCCTACTCTCTCTGGGTATAAAGTGGTATAAGGGAGAATAATGTTATCATTTTAGGGAGAGATGTTTTGTCTTTTAGTTTTTTACAATATCTTATCAGTATatatctttgtaaaagctaactaATGTTAATCACAGCCCATGGTCCATATCCGACCTTCCTGTTTTTGAACTGTGCTTGAActaagaatggtttttttttttttacattttggaaTAAAGTTATATTATTTCAAAAACCTGTAATAACCATTCTTAGCTGGGGATCCTACCAAAAAATCAGCTATAGGTCAGATTTGGCCTTTAGTGTAGTTTGTCCCTATGTTAAATGATACTGGGGAGCCAATCACTGATAATTTATATTTGGGGAGA is part of the Dromiciops gliroides isolate mDroGli1 chromosome 4, mDroGli1.pri, whole genome shotgun sequence genome and encodes:
- the GTF2H4 gene encoding general transcription factor IIH subunit 4, with the protein product MMEGTPPRTGLNRGQLQCRNLQEFLGGLSPGVLDRLYGHPATCLAVFRELPSLAKNWVMRMLFLEQPLPQAAVALWVKKEFSKAQEESTGLLSGLRIWHTQLLPGGLQGLILNPVFRQNLRVALLGGGKAWSDDTSQLGPDKHARDVPSLDKYAEERWEVILHFMVGSPSAAVSQDLAQLLSQAGLMKSSEPGEPPCITSAGFQFLLLDTPAQLWYFMLQYLQTAQSRGMDLVEILSFLFQLSFSTLGKDYSVEGMSDSLLNFLQHLREFGLVFQRKRKSRRYYPTRLAINLSSGVTGAGGTAHQPGFIVVETNYRLYAYTESELQIALIALFSEMLYRFPNMVVAQVTRESVQQAIANGITAQQIIHFLKTRAHPVMLKQTPVLPPTITDQIRLWELERDRLRFSEGVLYNQFLSQVDFELLLSHARELGVLVFENAAKRLMVVTPAGHSDVKRFWKRQKHSS